One Capsicum annuum cultivar UCD-10X-F1 chromosome 2, UCD10Xv1.1, whole genome shotgun sequence genomic window carries:
- the LOC107860390 gene encoding basic leucine zipper 43, producing the protein MQPTDVTDFYYLLPSNSTQFPSQSCANYNTSTFQLNRLLNPLCHLQITPQVQDLNPQLTCFNSNSTSDEADEQQLTLINERKQRRMISNRESARRSRMRKQRHLDELWAQVVWLRNENHQLLDKLNHASERHDQVLQENAQLKNEASELRQMITDMQLSSPCPISRALENEPCSGLPQNE; encoded by the coding sequence ATGCAACCCACTGATGTCACAGACTTCTACTACCTACTTCCTTCTAACTCAACTCAATTCCCATCTCAATCCTGTGCGAACTATAACACGTCCACATTTCAGCTAAATAGGCTCTTGAACCCTTTATGTCATCTTCAGATCACTCCCCAAGTTCAAGACCTCAATCCACAACTAACATGTTTCAACAGTAACTCTACATCAGACGAAGCTGATGAGCAACAGTTAACTCTAATAAATGAACGTAAACAGAGAAGaatgatatctaatagagagtcTGCAAGGAGATCACGAATGCGCAAGCAGAGGCACCTAGATGAGCTTTGGGCACAGGTTGTTTGGCTCCGAAATGAGAATCACCAGCTCCTGgacaaactaaatcatgcttcTGAGCGTCATGATCAAGTACTTCAAGAAAATGCTCAACTCAAAAACGAAGCTTCAGAACTTCGTCAAATGATCACTGACATGCAGCTTAGTAGTCCTTGTCCCATCTCAAGAGCTCTTGAGAATGAACCTTGCAGTGGTTTACCTCAAAATGAATAA
- the LOC107860391 gene encoding probable galacturonosyltransferase 9 — protein sequence MAVAVRGGRGGGSALRNFFSYRIFVSAMFTLLFLATLSVLFSSHHDSTTSFVGLSSDPLKTRLDLIHKQATDHIALVNAYAAYARRLKLEISKQLKMFEDLAQNFSELQSRQNYRSTLFDTDGPLEEDSLKQFEKEVKDKVKFARLLIADSKESYDNQLKIQKLKDTIFAVNELFVKAKKNGAFGSLIAAKSTPKSLHCLAMRLMEERISHPEKYRDEDPEPEFEDPTLYHYAIFSDNVIAVSVVVNSVIKNAEEPWKHVFHVVTDRMNLAAMKVWFKMRPIQQAHIEIKSVEDFTFLTPSYVPVLKQLESAKLQNFYFENNAENATKDVNNMKFKNPKYLSMLNHLRFYLPEMYPSLHRILFLDDDVVVQKDLTALWTIDLDGMVNGAVETCFGSFHRYSQYLNFSHPLVGEKFNSKACAWAFGMNIFDLDAWRREKCTEQYHYWQNLNEDRTLWKSGTLPAGLMTFYLKTKSLDKSWHVLGLGYNPSVSMDEIHKAAVIHYNGDMKPWLDIALNQYKELWTKYIDSEMEFVQMCNFGV from the exons ATGGCGGTTGCAGTCCGAGGAGGCCGTGGCGGCGGATCGGCACTTCGGAATTTCTTCTCATACCGAATCTTCGTCTCCGCTATGTTTACTTTACTCTTTCTCGCTACTCTCTCCGTCCTCTTCTCCTCTCACCACGATTCC ACTACGTCATTTGTGGGACTGAGTTCAGATCCATTGAAGACTAGGTTAGATTTAATACATAAACAAGCAACTGATCATATAGCGCTTGTGAATGCCTATGCTGCATATGCAAGGAGGCTGAAGTTGGAGATTTCTAAGCAGCTTAAGATGTTTGAAGATTTGGCACAGAATTTTTCTGAACTTCAGTCGAGGCAAAATTATCGCTCGACTTTGTTTGATACTGATGGACCTCTGGAGGAGGACTCCTTGAAACAGTTTGAGAAGGAGGTTAAGGATAAGGTCAAGTTTGCTAGGTTATTGATTGCTGACTCGAAAGAGTCTTATGATAATCAATTGAAAATACAGAAGCTGAAGGACACAATATTTGCTGTTAATGAGTTGTTCGTGAAGGCAAAGAAGAATGGAGCTTTTGGCAGCTTGATTGCTGCTAAATCAACTCCAAAGAGTTTGCATTGTCTTGCTATGCGACTTATGGAGGAGAGAATCTCACATCCTGAAAAATATAGGGATGAGGACCCGGAACCTGAATTTGAGGATCCTACTCTGTATCATTATGCCATATTTTCAGATAATGTTATTGCAGTATCCGTGGTTGTGAATTCGGTGATAAAGAATGCAGAGGAGCCGTGGAAACATGTGTTCCATGTTGTTACTGATAGGATGAATCTAGCTGCAATGAAAGTGTGGTTTAAGATGAGGCCTATTCAACAAGCTCACATTGAAATCAAATCTGTTGAGGATTTTACATTCTTAACTCCTTCCTATGTTCCAGTGCTCAAGCAACTTGAGTCAGCAAAGTTGCAGAACTTTTACTTTGAAAACAATGCTGAGAATGCCACGAAAGACGTGAACAACATGAAATTTAAGAATCCAAAGTACTTGTCGATGTTAAATCACTTAAGATTTTATTTGCCGGAGATGTATCCATCACTTCACCggattttgtttttggatgaTGATGTTGTGGTTCAGAAGGATTTGACTGCATTGTGGACAATTGATTTGGATGGGATGGTCAATGGGGCAGTTGAAACCTGCTTTGGATCTTTTCATCGTTATTCTCAGTACTTGAATTTCTCTCACCCACTTGTTGGGGAAAAGTTCAACTCTAAGGCATGTGCCTGGGCGTTTGGGATGAACATTTTTGATCTTGATGCTTGGAGGCGTGAAAAATGCACTGAGCAGTATCACTACTGGCAGAATTTG aatgAGGATCGGACATTGTGGAAATCAGGAACTCTTCCAGCTGGGCTGATGACCTTCTACTTGAAAACCAAATCGCTGGATAAGTCGTGGCATGTACTCGGCCTTGGGTACAATCCAAGTGTAAGCATGGATGAAATCCACAAGGCTGCTGTGATCCACTATAATGGGGATATGAAGCCTTGGTTGGACATAGCCTTGAATCAATACAAGGAGCTATGGACTAAATATATTGATTCCGAAATGGAATTTGTGCAGATGTGCAATTTTGGCGTGTAG